In Bacteroidales bacterium, a single genomic region encodes these proteins:
- a CDS encoding DUF2877 domain-containing protein encodes MSFLINNQREKYFSSGFETAFVKHTKKAFLELKCGDFFQGIKMMKGSGFGLTPSGDDFVSGVLLGLSINEKLYNKDLRTLKKSILKIALGKNLISNAFLYYSSTNAHFKRFKDFQYDFLYDFENLKPSLNKLISVGETSGADILTGYILTIKHKFGI; translated from the coding sequence TTGAGTTTTTTAATTAATAATCAAAGAGAAAAATATTTCTCATCAGGTTTTGAAACAGCGTTTGTAAAACATACAAAAAAGGCATTTTTAGAGCTTAAATGCGGGGATTTTTTTCAAGGAATTAAAATGATGAAAGGTTCGGGCTTTGGATTAACTCCAAGCGGAGATGATTTTGTTTCAGGAGTTTTGTTAGGGCTTTCAATAAATGAGAAATTATACAATAAAGATTTAAGAACATTAAAAAAATCAATTTTAAAAATAGCTCTTGGCAAAAACCTGATTTCAAATGCTTTTTTATATTATAGCTCCACAAATGCACATTTTAAAAGGTTTAAAGATTTTCAGTATGATTTTTTGTATGATTTCGAAAATTTAAAACCATCATTAAATAAATTAATTTCAGTAGGCGAAACATCAGGAGCCGATATTTTAACAGGATATATTTTAACGATAAAACATAAATTTGGGATATGA
- the fdrA gene encoding acyl-CoA synthetase FdrA yields MINGIIKKGEYFDSVTLMIVSKEINKTEGVIDSSIVMGTNENKSILKMANLFIDIFNDADDTDLLICINSENKDAYEKALKNADIQLKAIRNKTDDTNDFNPKSFEGAIKIMPDANLSLISVAGKYATNEARKALNNGLHVMLFSDNVSIKDEIELKNYGKENGLLVMGPDCGTAIINDIPLAFANVVNSGNIGIVAASGTGLQEVSSIISNLGAGISQAIGTGGRDVKQEVGGIMFIEALKALNNDLKTEIILLVSKPPHKEVLEKIAEEIKNISKPVVAIFIGSNPETIKQSGAIPAKNLEEAAIIATALSKNENYNEIIAGLDKRKEKINKLAQKLANNNKGKYLRGLYSGGTLCDEAQLILQDIIGFTYSNTPLNPDFQLKDNWKSQKNTIVDLGEDEFTSGRPHPMIDYSLRNKRIIEEAKDSETAVILLDVVLGYGSNMTPAEELCPIIKKAKEISPNINVICSITGTDNDPQNKNNVKSKLENAGAIVSENNVVACELTGNIINILKNQ; encoded by the coding sequence ATGATAAATGGAATAATTAAAAAAGGCGAATATTTCGATTCGGTTACTTTAATGATAGTATCAAAAGAAATAAACAAAACAGAAGGAGTTATTGACTCATCTATTGTTATGGGAACTAACGAAAACAAATCAATCCTGAAAATGGCAAATTTATTTATTGATATATTTAATGATGCAGATGATACGGACCTGTTGATTTGTATAAATTCCGAAAATAAAGACGCCTATGAAAAAGCCCTGAAAAACGCTGATATTCAATTAAAAGCAATCCGTAATAAAACCGACGATACTAATGATTTTAATCCTAAAAGTTTCGAGGGAGCTATAAAAATTATGCCCGATGCAAATCTTTCTTTAATTTCAGTTGCCGGAAAATATGCAACAAACGAAGCACGCAAAGCATTAAATAATGGATTGCATGTTATGCTTTTTTCTGATAATGTTTCTATTAAAGATGAAATTGAACTTAAAAATTATGGAAAAGAAAACGGATTATTAGTTATGGGTCCGGATTGTGGAACTGCAATAATTAATGATATTCCGCTTGCTTTTGCAAATGTTGTTAATTCGGGAAATATAGGAATAGTAGCAGCATCGGGTACGGGTTTGCAGGAAGTAAGCTCAATTATCTCAAACCTTGGTGCAGGAATTTCACAAGCAATTGGTACAGGCGGGCGCGATGTGAAACAGGAAGTGGGAGGAATAATGTTCATTGAAGCACTCAAAGCATTGAATAATGACTTAAAAACCGAAATCATTTTACTGGTTTCAAAACCACCACATAAAGAAGTTTTAGAAAAAATAGCGGAAGAAATTAAAAACATTTCTAAACCCGTAGTTGCAATTTTTATTGGAAGTAATCCTGAAACAATCAAACAATCAGGTGCAATTCCTGCAAAAAATCTTGAAGAAGCTGCAATTATTGCAACAGCATTATCTAAAAATGAAAATTATAACGAAATAATTGCCGGTTTGGATAAAAGAAAAGAAAAAATCAACAAGCTGGCACAAAAACTCGCTAACAATAATAAAGGAAAATATCTCAGAGGATTATACAGCGGAGGAACACTTTGTGATGAAGCACAACTTATACTTCAGGATATAATAGGATTTACATACAGCAACACACCATTAAATCCCGATTTTCAACTTAAAGATAATTGGAAAAGTCAAAAAAACACTATTGTTGATTTAGGGGAAGATGAATTTACATCTGGACGCCCCCACCCAATGATAGATTATTCATTAAGAAATAAAAGAATAATTGAAGAAGCAAAAGATTCTGAAACGGCAGTAATATTGCTTGATGTGGTACTGGGATATGGTTCAAATATGACACCTGCTGAAGAGCTTTGCCCGATTATTAAAAAAGCAAAAGAAATTTCTCCAAATATAAATGTTATATGCTCAATTACAGGTACTGATAACGACCCGCAAAATAAGAACAATGTGAAATCTAAATTGGAAAATGCCGGGGCAATTGTTTCAGAAAACAATGTTGTTGCATGTGAACTGACAGGAAACATTATTAATATCTTAAAGAACCAATAA
- a CDS encoding DUF1116 domain-containing protein: protein MAINDLFNKQLKVINTGITSFKENLEKAGAKAVQIDWKPPVDIDNSVLKIINKNKEKIEQANKKALQIVLNGKPNLVGMDIALNIIPGMKKNLILHSGPPVSWQRMCGPTRGAVIGALIYEGLAKNPDDAEKLAMSNEIEYAPCHEHATAGPMAGIVSASMPVFIIKNEQYGNTAYCTMNEGLGKVLRYGAFSEDVIKKLKWMERVMYPILKKAVESLGKIDLKNIIAQALHMGDEVHNRNRAGTSLLYRAIAPAIIKTSDNRENMAKVLDFINGNDHFFLNLSMPAAKATLDAARNIENSSMVVALSRNGTDFGIQLSGTNNQWFTGKAPLPDALFFPGFTKEDANPDIGDSSITETVGLGGFAIASSPAIVQFVGGTAKDAVNYTLAMYEITIGENNIYQIPYLNFRGTPTGIDLIKVIEKNLTPFIDTGVAHKNPGVGQVGAGVLSAPIEPFINAIKGFSENLLK from the coding sequence ATGGCAATTAACGACCTTTTCAACAAACAACTTAAAGTTATAAATACAGGAATAACTTCATTTAAAGAAAACTTAGAAAAAGCAGGAGCAAAAGCTGTGCAGATTGATTGGAAACCACCTGTTGATATTGATAATTCTGTTCTAAAAATCATCAACAAAAACAAGGAAAAAATTGAACAAGCAAATAAAAAAGCTCTTCAAATTGTCCTGAACGGAAAACCAAATTTGGTAGGAATGGATATTGCTTTAAATATTATTCCCGGAATGAAAAAAAACCTTATTTTACATTCAGGTCCGCCTGTATCTTGGCAAAGAATGTGCGGACCAACACGTGGAGCAGTAATTGGAGCATTAATTTATGAAGGTCTGGCAAAAAATCCGGATGATGCAGAAAAACTTGCAATGTCCAACGAAATTGAATACGCGCCATGCCATGAACATGCCACAGCAGGTCCCATGGCAGGAATAGTTTCCGCTTCAATGCCTGTCTTTATCATTAAAAATGAACAATACGGAAATACTGCATATTGTACTATGAACGAGGGGCTTGGTAAAGTTTTGCGTTATGGGGCATTCAGCGAAGATGTTATTAAAAAACTTAAATGGATGGAGCGGGTTATGTATCCAATACTAAAAAAAGCTGTTGAAAGTCTTGGTAAAATTGACCTGAAAAATATTATTGCACAAGCACTTCATATGGGTGATGAAGTTCATAATCGTAATCGTGCAGGAACATCACTGCTTTATCGTGCAATAGCACCGGCTATTATTAAGACATCCGACAACAGGGAAAATATGGCAAAAGTCCTTGATTTCATAAACGGAAACGACCACTTTTTTCTTAATCTGTCGATGCCTGCTGCAAAAGCAACACTTGATGCTGCACGAAATATTGAAAATAGCAGTATGGTAGTTGCTCTTTCAAGAAATGGTACTGATTTTGGCATTCAATTATCGGGTACTAATAATCAGTGGTTTACAGGAAAAGCACCTTTGCCGGATGCTTTATTTTTCCCGGGATTTACAAAAGAAGATGCCAACCCCGACATTGGAGATAGTTCAATTACCGAAACCGTAGGTCTTGGTGGATTTGCAATAGCATCATCTCCTGCAATTGTACAGTTCGTGGGAGGAACAGCTAAAGATGCAGTAAATTACACATTGGCAATGTATGAAATAACTATCGGTGAAAACAATATCTATCAAATACCATATTTGAATTTTCGTGGAACGCCTACTGGTATTGACCTTATAAAAGTAATTGAAAAAAACCTGACACCATTTATTGATACTGGCGTTGCACACAAAAATCCGGGTGTTGGACAAGTGGGTGCCGGTGTTCTTAGCGCCCCCATTGAACCGTTTATTAATGCTATAAAAGGATTTTCAGAAAACTTATTGAAATAA
- a CDS encoding cyclase family protein, translating into MQTEELFKFMKDVKIYDLTQRLSIHTPPWPSYMPLQIQYFKRIAGAHMGQGANGQIITSSNHVGTHIDGEIHFHSSGRTIGDTPLDFWYGQAAVADISDLVEDFSLYSPEMIMSKVEVKKGDILIINTGYHKYSWDQPESDELRYFVNHPGPSPEFHQWALDMKIKWIGVDCGSADHPMNTIIRDWHPKAFVKADEKIKADYGKTWDEMFPLDVYYQVMHLKLFPKGLVHAENLGGEINKVNNKRVWIGLFPLRGIELESSMCRVIAIDA; encoded by the coding sequence ATGCAAACTGAAGAATTATTCAAATTTATGAAAGATGTTAAAATTTATGATTTAACACAAAGATTAAGTATTCACACTCCGCCCTGGCCAAGCTATATGCCTTTGCAGATTCAATATTTTAAACGAATTGCAGGCGCTCATATGGGACAAGGTGCTAACGGTCAAATCATTACATCAAGCAATCACGTAGGAACACATATTGATGGTGAAATTCATTTCCATTCAAGTGGACGAACAATCGGAGATACACCCCTTGATTTCTGGTACGGACAAGCTGCAGTTGCTGATATTTCTGATCTTGTTGAAGATTTCAGCCTTTATTCTCCTGAAATGATTATGAGTAAAGTTGAAGTAAAAAAAGGGGATATTCTTATAATTAACACAGGATACCACAAATATTCATGGGACCAACCCGAATCAGATGAGCTAAGATATTTTGTAAATCATCCGGGGCCATCTCCTGAATTTCATCAATGGGCTTTGGATATGAAAATTAAATGGATAGGCGTTGATTGCGGAAGCGCCGACCATCCTATGAATACTATCATCAGAGATTGGCATCCAAAAGCTTTTGTAAAAGCAGATGAAAAAATAAAAGCCGATTATGGTAAAACTTGGGACGAAATGTTTCCTTTAGATGTTTACTATCAGGTAATGCACTTAAAACTTTTTCCTAAAGGATTAGTTCATGCCGAAAACTTAGGCGGAGAAATTAATAAAGTGAACAACAAACGTGTATGGATTGGATTATTCCCACTTAGAGGAATCGAATTGGAATCGTCAATGTGCAGGGTTATTGCTATAGATGCATAA
- a CDS encoding xanthine dehydrogenase family protein subunit M yields the protein MIIPTDFKYIKPKTLDEAVKILAEYKEKARILAGGTDLINMMKEGVEIPEIVIDIKGIPCLSKLELKNDEIFIGATITINDLINSKLIKDKLFILREASGKFASGGVRNRATVVGNICSAVPCLDTAAPLLVHEAKIHLLSTAGDKIIPINKWFVNVRKTAIGDNEIVTGISIPLSKKKYAGSYNKMMRYSGEDLAQANVGILSFEDNTFRVAFGSVGPIPKRAYEIENLLNKKGVSDKVIDEAKNLIDTETTPITDIRATKEYRFHMTKVMFERGLKTAIKRLVLC from the coding sequence ATGATTATTCCTACTGATTTTAAATACATAAAACCGAAAACACTCGACGAAGCGGTTAAAATTCTCGCCGAATATAAAGAAAAAGCAAGAATATTAGCTGGTGGAACCGACCTTATCAATATGATGAAAGAAGGAGTAGAAATACCTGAAATTGTGATTGATATAAAAGGGATTCCTTGTCTGTCGAAATTAGAGCTTAAAAATGATGAAATATTTATCGGGGCAACAATTACAATTAATGATTTAATTAATTCTAAATTAATTAAAGATAAGTTGTTTATTCTGCGGGAGGCTTCTGGGAAGTTTGCATCAGGCGGTGTAAGAAACAGAGCTACTGTTGTTGGAAATATTTGTTCGGCTGTTCCATGCCTTGATACAGCAGCTCCTTTATTAGTCCATGAAGCAAAAATTCATTTGCTAAGTACGGCTGGCGATAAAATAATTCCGATAAACAAATGGTTTGTAAATGTAAGAAAAACGGCTATTGGTGATAACGAAATAGTTACAGGAATTTCAATTCCGCTTTCTAAAAAGAAATATGCAGGAAGTTATAATAAGATGATGAGATATTCAGGGGAAGATTTAGCACAGGCAAATGTGGGAATTCTATCTTTCGAAGATAATACTTTCAGAGTTGCTTTTGGTTCTGTCGGACCAATTCCAAAGAGAGCATACGAAATTGAAAATCTTCTGAATAAAAAAGGTGTATCAGATAAAGTTATTGATGAAGCAAAAAATCTTATTGATACGGAAACTACTCCAATAACAGATATAAGAGCAACAAAAGAATACAGATTTCACATGACTAAAGTTATGTTTGAAAGAGGACTGAAAACCGCAATCAAACGCTTAGTGTTATGTTAA
- a CDS encoding (2Fe-2S)-binding protein encodes MQKISFKLNDEIRHTTVEPGEILLDVLREKLGVKSPKSGCDKGDCGACTILLNGKSVRSCLILAIEADGQEIITLEGISKNGLNDLQKSFIKHNSFQCGYCAPGVILSTTELLNNNPHPTKHEIQEALAGNLCRCTGYEQIIDAILDVSKKK; translated from the coding sequence ATGCAAAAAATATCATTCAAATTAAATGACGAAATAAGACATACAACTGTTGAACCGGGCGAAATACTTTTAGATGTTTTAAGAGAAAAACTCGGCGTAAAAAGTCCAAAATCAGGTTGTGATAAGGGAGATTGTGGTGCGTGTACAATTCTTTTAAACGGAAAAAGCGTTAGAAGCTGCCTTATTTTGGCAATTGAAGCCGATGGACAGGAAATTATTACCCTTGAAGGTATATCTAAAAATGGGCTTAACGATTTACAAAAATCATTTATTAAACATAATTCTTTCCAGTGCGGATACTGTGCACCCGGCGTAATATTATCCACAACGGAATTATTAAATAATAATCCTCATCCGACAAAGCATGAAATTCAGGAAGCTTTGGCTGGCAATTTATGCAGATGTACTGGTTATGAACAAATAATTGATGCAATTCTTGATGTTTCAAAAAAGAAATAA
- a CDS encoding xanthine dehydrogenase family protein molybdopterin-binding subunit — translation MKENKHKFIGQPDIRIDAIEKVSGAAIYTDDIDFGSDLLYAEIVESTNAHALIKSIDTSKAEKYPEVLTVVTGKDFPYYFGLYMKDRFIFAQDRVRFIGEQIAAVIARTPKAALNAAKLVKIEYEPLPKIIDQMEAFKDDSHLIHPELGNYKHVPWFFPKAKTNIAHHRKIRKGDIQNGFDTADYILEDSYEVPRYSHCAIETHAAVAKYDYSGRLTVWASSQSPHTQRNLFAQALAPLGIEHKDVRVIAPYVGGGFGSKAGVTMEILAAALATKVKGHPVKIIWNREREFYNTYQRLGVRANLKIGVKNDGTITALSHELYWDAGAYVEYGANVVNAVGLSAIGPYKIDNVKIDSYCIYTNLPPGGAYRGFGYSEFLFGLESHMTRIAKKLGIDPVEIRKRNAIKEGDLTAYNSKMNPNGLIQAINEVEKKIEWNKKLVPKDKNKLYGKGFSLFWKAPAMPPNASSSAFLKFNEDGSINILVSGMEIGQGFLTVMAQIAAEVLSVPISKIRVENPDTDRNPYEWQTVGSHITWSCGNAVKKAAIDAREQIFEIVSRALFFPVDHLYLDDEKVKCTTDTDFKLPLKDFVISGIPKDDGTFIGGPINGKGMFLPEFSSAKSDPETGQGGHPNVHYTVGAAALLLEIEKETGKMKVIKVVEAVDVGQAINPDLVKGQIVGGLLQGLSTVLYEDMRFDKNGKLINPNFTDYKIPTALDIPEEIIPIIIEVPQPDGPFGARGVGEHTMLPAAPMIANAVEDATGIRIKSMPITAEKVCLAILEKEKNKNIS, via the coding sequence ATGAAAGAAAATAAACACAAATTTATAGGTCAGCCTGATATTCGTATTGATGCAATAGAAAAGGTATCAGGGGCAGCAATTTATACCGATGATATTGATTTCGGTTCAGATTTGTTGTATGCTGAAATTGTTGAAAGCACCAATGCACACGCTTTAATTAAAAGTATTGATACTTCAAAAGCTGAAAAATATCCTGAGGTGCTGACTGTGGTTACAGGAAAAGATTTTCCGTACTACTTCGGGCTTTATATGAAAGACCGTTTTATTTTTGCTCAGGACAGGGTCAGATTTATTGGTGAACAAATTGCTGCTGTAATAGCAAGAACTCCAAAAGCTGCACTAAATGCAGCCAAACTTGTCAAAATTGAATATGAACCTTTGCCTAAGATTATTGACCAAATGGAAGCATTTAAGGATGATAGTCATCTTATTCATCCCGAGTTGGGAAATTATAAACATGTACCCTGGTTTTTTCCGAAAGCAAAAACAAATATTGCACATCATCGTAAAATCAGGAAAGGTGATATTCAAAATGGATTTGATACTGCTGATTATATTCTTGAAGATAGCTACGAAGTACCTCGATATTCTCATTGTGCCATTGAAACTCATGCTGCTGTTGCTAAATACGATTATTCGGGAAGACTGACTGTTTGGGCTTCTTCGCAATCGCCTCATACACAGCGAAATCTGTTTGCACAAGCATTAGCTCCATTAGGAATTGAACATAAAGATGTTAGAGTTATTGCTCCTTATGTTGGTGGTGGTTTCGGTTCAAAAGCAGGCGTAACAATGGAAATTTTGGCAGCTGCACTCGCTACAAAAGTTAAAGGACATCCGGTAAAAATAATCTGGAATCGCGAAAGGGAATTTTACAACACATATCAACGATTAGGTGTTCGGGCAAACCTTAAAATAGGAGTTAAAAATGATGGCACAATTACTGCACTTTCACATGAACTATATTGGGATGCAGGAGCTTATGTCGAATACGGAGCAAATGTTGTTAATGCTGTAGGACTATCTGCGATAGGACCATATAAAATAGATAATGTTAAAATTGATTCATATTGTATTTACACAAACCTGCCACCCGGCGGTGCTTACCGTGGGTTTGGATATTCTGAATTTCTGTTTGGACTTGAATCGCATATGACACGAATTGCTAAAAAACTTGGTATTGACCCTGTTGAAATCCGAAAACGAAATGCTATCAAAGAAGGAGATTTAACAGCATATAATTCAAAAATGAACCCAAACGGACTTATTCAGGCAATTAATGAAGTTGAAAAAAAGATTGAATGGAATAAAAAGCTCGTACCAAAAGATAAAAATAAACTTTACGGTAAAGGATTTTCCCTGTTTTGGAAAGCACCCGCAATGCCACCTAATGCTTCTTCAAGTGCATTTTTAAAATTTAACGAAGATGGAAGTATTAATATCCTTGTATCGGGTATGGAAATAGGACAGGGATTTTTAACGGTGATGGCACAAATTGCTGCTGAAGTTTTATCTGTTCCAATATCAAAAATAAGAGTTGAAAATCCTGATACTGACAGGAACCCCTATGAATGGCAAACTGTTGGTTCGCATATTACATGGAGTTGTGGAAATGCTGTTAAAAAAGCGGCAATTGATGCACGTGAACAGATTTTCGAAATTGTTTCAAGGGCATTATTTTTCCCTGTTGACCATCTTTATCTTGACGATGAAAAAGTTAAATGTACAACAGATACGGATTTTAAACTTCCATTAAAAGATTTTGTAATTAGCGGAATTCCTAAAGATGATGGTACTTTTATCGGAGGACCAATAAATGGTAAAGGAATGTTCCTGCCCGAATTTTCATCTGCAAAAAGCGATCCGGAAACAGGTCAGGGCGGACATCCAAATGTACATTATACTGTTGGTGCTGCAGCTTTACTTCTCGAAATTGAAAAGGAAACAGGCAAAATGAAAGTTATTAAAGTAGTTGAAGCTGTTGATGTTGGACAGGCAATTAATCCTGATTTGGTTAAAGGACAAATAGTGGGAGGACTGTTACAAGGACTTTCAACTGTATTATACGAAGATATGCGTTTTGATAAAAATGGCAAATTAATAAATCCGAATTTTACTGATTATAAAATCCCGACAGCATTAGATATTCCGGAAGAAATAATACCGATTATTATTGAAGTTCCTCAACCTGACGGTCCTTTTGGAGCAAGAGGTGTGGGAGAACACACAATGCTGCCGGCAGCACCTATGATAGCAAATGCTGTTGAAGATGCAACGGGCATAAGAATTAAATCAATGCCAATTACAGCTGAAAAAGTTTGTCTGGCAATTCTTGAAAAAGAAAAAAACAAAAATATTAGTTAA
- a CDS encoding tetratricopeptide repeat protein — translation MKKTIFITLLTLTFSLLTFNSQSQSKVDSLKQLIATAKQACPEPCRGDTNKVKLLLQLGDQYEYIIPDTALFYYQKALCISKNIKTKKFIAKCLNYIGFIHINQGSYNKATEYYFKSLKIFEELVTLSEIEGKKGMSKCYNNIGIVNHYQGSYDKAISYYLKSLKIKEELGDKKGMSGCYNNIGIVYSEQGFYNKAISYYLKSLKIFEELGDKKEMSNCYNNIGVVHKEQGSYDRAIEYFLKSFKIKEELGDKNGMSSCYMNIGVIHMEQGSYDRVHPVKRDSLFNRAIKYFLKSLKIKEELGDKNGMSSCYMNIGVIHMEQGSYDKVISYYLKSLKIKEELGDKNGISIIYNSIASLNIALADSAALTENQRLNYLNKAVEYGNKAIKLARETEAMPTENGAANTLMKAYKKLGNYKKAIKFAEIFISTQDSMFSKEKTKALTEMQVKYDAEKKQLQIEKMEKQKLLDTKTIEAQQAQNRKQMVIIFSALAGFVVVLVFSIIILRMFRQKRRANILLAQQNEEIRQQKEEISAQRDEISAQRDLAANQRDLISEQKQELTDSIHYAYRIQSAVIPSDEYISSLLSDYFILYKPRDIVSGDFYWLGKQDNKVIVIAADCTGHGVPGAFMSMLGVAFLNEIVNKENIISPADILNKLREYIIKALKQKGKEGGSKDGMDVAAITIDTKTNKLEYSGANNPLYIIKNEELIIKNDKIIEFNSQQLETSNQKPVTRNQQFYEIKPNKQPVAIYIKMEPFINHEVDLQKDDTIYIFSDGYADQFGGTNGKKFKYKPFKRLLLENINKPMKEQKEILDRTFKKWKGELDQIDDIVIVGIKI, via the coding sequence ATGAAAAAAACAATATTTATAACACTTTTAACTCTCACCTTTTCCCTTTTAACTTTCAATTCCCAGTCGCAAAGCAAGGTTGATAGTTTAAAACAATTAATTGCAACAGCAAAACAGGCTTGCCCCGAGCCTTGTCGAGGGGACACTAACAAAGTAAAATTATTATTACAACTAGGCGACCAATATGAATACATAATACCTGATACTGCCTTATTTTACTACCAAAAAGCCCTATGTATTTCAAAAAATATTAAAACAAAAAAATTTATTGCCAAATGCTTAAATTATATTGGTTTTATTCACATAAATCAAGGCTCATATAACAAAGCAACTGAATATTATTTTAAATCGCTTAAAATATTTGAAGAACTCGTTACCCTGAGCGAAATCGAAGGAAAAAAGGGAATGTCAAAATGTTACAACAATATCGGCATCGTTAACCATTACCAAGGCTCTTATGACAAAGCAATATCGTATTATCTTAAATCTCTTAAAATAAAAGAAGAACTTGGCGACAAAAAAGGAATGTCAGGCTGTTACAACAATATCGGCATCGTTTATTCTGAACAAGGCTTTTATAATAAGGCAATATCGTATTATCTTAAATCTCTTAAAATATTTGAAGAACTCGGCGACAAAAAAGAAATGTCAAATTGCTACAACAATATCGGTGTCGTTCACAAAGAACAAGGCTCTTATGACAGGGCAATTGAATATTTTCTTAAATCTTTTAAAATAAAAGAAGAACTTGGCGATAAAAATGGAATGTCAAGCTGCTACATGAATATCGGCGTCATTCACATGGAACAAGGCTCTTATGACAGGGTTCACCCTGTGAAACGCGATAGCTTGTTTAACAGAGCAATTAAATATTTTCTTAAATCTCTTAAAATAAAAGAAGAACTTGGCGACAAAAACGGAATGTCAAGCTGTTACATGAATATCGGCGTCATTCACATGGAACAAGGCTCTTATGACAAAGTAATATCGTATTATCTTAAATCTCTTAAAATAAAAGAAGAGCTCGGTGATAAAAACGGGATATCAATAATATATAATAGTATTGCCTCTTTAAATATTGCACTTGCCGATTCGGCAGCTTTAACCGAAAACCAAAGGCTTAACTATCTTAACAAAGCTGTTGAGTATGGCAATAAAGCTATTAAACTTGCCAGAGAAACTGAAGCAATGCCTACAGAAAACGGTGCTGCAAATACGCTTATGAAAGCCTACAAAAAGCTTGGCAACTATAAAAAAGCAATAAAATTTGCAGAGATATTTATCTCAACACAAGACAGTATGTTCAGTAAAGAAAAAACCAAAGCACTTACAGAGATGCAGGTAAAGTACGACGCAGAAAAAAAGCAGTTGCAAATAGAAAAAATGGAAAAGCAAAAACTGTTAGACACAAAAACCATAGAAGCCCAGCAGGCACAAAATCGCAAGCAAATGGTTATTATATTTTCTGCATTGGCAGGTTTTGTAGTTGTGCTTGTTTTTTCAATTATTATACTGCGTATGTTCCGCCAGAAACGCAGGGCAAACATACTGCTTGCCCAACAAAACGAAGAAATACGTCAGCAAAAAGAGGAAATATCAGCCCAACGTGATGAAATATCAGCCCAGCGCGACCTTGCTGCAAATCAACGCGACCTTATTTCAGAGCAAAAACAAGAACTAACCGACAGCATACATTATGCTTATAGAATACAATCGGCAGTAATACCAAGCGATGAGTACATTTCATCCTTATTGTCTGATTATTTTATACTTTACAAACCCCGCGATATTGTAAGTGGTGATTTTTACTGGCTCGGAAAACAAGACAACAAAGTAATTGTTATCGCTGCCGATTGTACGGGTCATGGTGTTCCCGGTGCATTTATGAGCATGTTGGGAGTTGCCTTTTTAAATGAAATAGTAAATAAAGAAAACATTATATCACCTGCTGATATTTTAAATAAGTTGAGAGAATATATAATAAAAGCACTAAAACAAAAAGGTAAAGAAGGAGGATCAAAAGATGGAATGGACGTAGCAGCAATTACAATTGATACAAAAACAAATAAACTTGAATATTCTGGTGCAAATAATCCGCTTTATATAATTAAGAATGAAGAATTAATAATTAAAAATGACAAAATAATTGAATTCAATAGCCAACAATTAGAAACCAGTAACCAGAAACCAGTAACCAGAAACCAGCAATTTTACGAAATAAAACCCAACAAACAACCTGTAGCAATATACATAAAAATGGAGCCGTTTATTAACCACGAAGTTGATTTGCAAAAAGACGATACAATTTATATCTTCTCCGATGGCTACGCCGACCAGTTTGGAGGGACAAACGGTAAGAAATTTAAATACAAACCTTTTAAACGCTTATTATTAGAAAATATAAACAAACCAATGAAAGAACAGAAAGAAATACTTGACAGAACTTTTAAAAAATGGAAAGGAGAATTAGACCAAATCGACGATATAGTCATAGTGGGAATTAAAATATAA